In one Oscillospiraceae bacterium genomic region, the following are encoded:
- a CDS encoding methylated-DNA--protein-cysteine methyltransferase, translating into MFYALPYASPVGELTVVSDGEQIVGLWIEGQKYFRATLREPPAEGADLPVLRAARRWLDGYFAGERPDASALPLAPAGSGFRQRVWSMLREIPYGEVTTYGAIAKRLAAELGRPTMSAQAVGGAVGHNPISILIPCHRVVGSDGSLTGYAGGVDKKVRLLELEGVDLSGLSVPKRGTAL; encoded by the coding sequence ATGTTTTACGCGTTGCCGTATGCGTCGCCCGTGGGGGAGCTGACGGTGGTCAGCGACGGGGAGCAAATTGTCGGATTGTGGATCGAGGGACAGAAGTATTTTCGCGCCACCCTGAGGGAGCCGCCCGCGGAGGGCGCGGATCTTCCCGTGCTGCGCGCTGCCCGGCGGTGGCTGGACGGGTACTTCGCGGGGGAGCGGCCCGACGCCTCCGCGCTGCCCCTGGCGCCCGCGGGCAGCGGGTTTCGGCAGCGGGTCTGGAGCATGCTGCGGGAGATCCCCTACGGCGAGGTGACCACCTACGGCGCGATTGCCAAAAGGCTGGCAGCGGAGCTGGGCCGGCCCACGATGTCGGCGCAGGCGGTGGGCGGCGCGGTGGGGCACAACCCCATCTCCATCCTGATCCCGTGCCACCGGGTGGTGGGCTCGGACGGCTCCCTGACCGGCTACGCCGGCGGGGTGGACAAAAAAGTCAGGCTCCTGGAGCTGGAGGGCGTGGATCTGTCCGGGCTGTCGGTGCCAAAGCGGGGGACGGCCCTTTAA